A stretch of the Medicago truncatula cultivar Jemalong A17 chromosome 5, MtrunA17r5.0-ANR, whole genome shotgun sequence genome encodes the following:
- the LOC11425976 gene encoding replication factor A protein 1 → MEKLFHSVSEIALGEDGWKIKVRVLRLWEVPSFLKPDQTNSLEMVLIDEMGTKIHASVRKQLFYVFQSKLSEGKVYEMSCFSVAPSVGSYRTTLHPYKIVFQMTTKVQACEGASIPSLGISLCKIADVCQHTSDHDYLVDVLGFMTGISVEREYVRDGKVTKMVIFEITDASGKCECALFGQYVDTLNKLMGKSGGGMPIILVQFAKVKIFRDKASLQNVMNTTRILINPPIEQADQIRKSVTFGSMDVSSVPRIGARSKVSLEEDFLRTFPKKTLEQLHSTFEDGVFVVYATIGGLVDHEDWWYPACKCHRSVSADSGAFYCKGCAKHVFQMVPRFRVKVNVSDATNVGVFVVFDGDMQNLLNTPCSSLVSVAKAENAGHYPPEFEKLKGKKMLFKVEKCTSSSIFFDGSFRVKRVCDDPAIIQSFHFVGGQCTPSKEFTADLPKDVYHLDDEDVVVRSFVHAAFGEGCSRAVASAGESDMRSTSVGVKRKLEGTFVEIDSDDEPLSLRYGKLKQG, encoded by the exons ATGGAGAAGCTTTTTCATTCCGTGTCTGAGATTGCCCTCGGTGAGGATGGATGGAAAATCAAGGTTCGTGTTTTGAGGCTTTGGGAGGTGCCCTCTTTTCTCAAGCCAGATCAGACAAACTCCCTTGAGATGGTTCTTATCGATGAGATG GGTACCAAGATCCATGCCAGTGTGAGGAAGCAACTTTTTTATGTTTTCCAAAGCAAGTTGAGCGAGGGAAAGGTCTATGAGATGTCCTGTTTCTCTGTTGCTCCAAGTGTTGGTTCTTATCGCACCACCCTACACCCATACAAGATTGTTTTCCAGATGACAACCAAGGTTCAAGCTTGTGAGGGTGCTTCTATTCCTTCGTTGGGAATTTCTCTCTGTAAGATTGCTGATGTCTGCCAGCACACTTCCGATCATGACTACTTAGTTG ATGTTCTTGGTTTTATGACTGGAATCTCTGTTGAGAGAGAGTATGTAAGGGATGGTAAGGTCACCAAGATGGTTATTTTTGAGATTACTGATGCAAG TGGTAAGTGTGAGTGTGCCCTTTTTGGCCAATACGTTGACACTTTGAACAAACTAATGGGTAAGTCTGGTGGTGGGATGCCTATAATCTTGGTGCAGTTTGCCAAGGTCAAGATATTCAGAG ACAAGGCATCCCTTCAGAATGTAATGAACACCACTCGGATTTTGATAAATCCTCCCATAGAGCAGGCTGACCAGATCAGGAAGAG TGTTACTTTTGGTAGTATGGATGTCTCATCTGTTCCCAGGATTGGGGCACGTTCAAAGGTATCCCTTGAGGAGGACTTTCTTCGTACCTTCCCCAAAAAGACTCTTGAACAATTGCACTCAACCTTTGAGGATGGAGTGTTTGTTGTTTATGCTACAATTGGTGGGCTGGTTGACCATGAAGATTGGTGGTATCCAGCCTGTAAATGCCATAGGAGTGTGTCTGCTGATTCTGGTGCGTTTTACTGTAAGGGGTGTGCCAAGCATGTTTTTCAGATGGTCCCAAG GTTCAGGGTTAAGGTTAATGTCAGCGACGCAACCAATGTTGGTGTTTTTGTTGTCTTCGACGGTGATATGCAGAATTTGCTCAACACACCCTGCAGTAGCCTTGTGTCTGTTGCAAAG gcTGAAAATGCTGGACATTATCCACCTGAGTTTGAAAAGTTGAAAGGTAAGAAGATGTTGTTCAAGGTTGAGAAGTGTACTTCTTCAAGCATTTTCTTTGACGGTTCCTTTAGGGTGAAGAGGGTTTGTGATGATCCTGCTATAATTCAGTCGTTCCATTTTGTTGGTGGTCAATGTACTCCGTCAAAG GAATTTACTGCTGATCTCCCAAAGGATGTCTACCATCTCGATGATGAAGATGTCGTCGTTCGTTCGTTTGTCCATGCCGCCTTTGGTGAAGGTTGTTCCAGGGCAGTTGCTTCTGCTGGTGAATCGGATATGCGTTCCACCTCTGTTGGTGTGAAGAGGAAACTAGAGGGTACCTTTGTTGAGATTGATTCTGATGATGAGCCATTGTCTTTGAGATATGGCAAGTTGAAGCAAGGTTGA
- the LOC25494877 gene encoding protein RSI-1, translating into MAARCNGSILVVMSLLLLVTFSNVAEAYGRAKLRPQDCKPRCTYRCSATSHKKPCMFFCQKCCATCLCVPPGVYGNKQVCPCYNSWKTQEGKPKCP; encoded by the exons ATGGCTGCACGTTGCAATGGCTCCATCTTGGTGGTCATGTCTTTGCTTCTTTTGGTTACATTCTCTAATGTAGCTGAg GCTTATGGACGTGCAAAACTTCGTCCTCAAG ATTGTAAACCAAGGTGTACATATCGTTGTTCTGCAACATCACACAAGAAACCATGCATGTTTTTCTGCCAAAAATGTTGTGCTACATGTCTTTGTGTTCCTCCTGGTGTGTATGGTAACAAGCAAGTTTGTCCTTGCTACAACAGCTGGAAGACACAGGAAGGAAAACCAAAATGCCCTTAA